In Populus alba chromosome 1, ASM523922v2, whole genome shotgun sequence, a single window of DNA contains:
- the LOC118058594 gene encoding GDSL esterase/lipase At5g03610, which translates to MDKQQKLVFHIFLCFSFLLLLSENTRVYGSSHHHHHHHHRHRPLFNFRPSKLFVFGDSYADTGNNRNSLASSWKVPYGITFPGKPAGRFSDGRVLTDFIAKSLGIKSPIPYRWRNVGIEHWKNGMNFAYGGTGVFPTLAPDPNMTTQIDYFQDIIHKKIYSESDICSSMALVSVAGNDYSTYATTNGSPQGWQPFIIEVVNQLVTNMKRIHGMGVNKVVVTALQPLGCLPRSTFTSSFQQCNGTENELVGFHNLLLQQAVTKLNNETKDSTFAILDLYKAFMAVFKSQGKTPGSSQFENPLKPCCTGISTEYGCGSVDANGAKKYVVCDDPETTFFWDTVHPTQEGWRAVYSALLQEQ; encoded by the exons ATGGACAAACAACAAAAACTCGTCTTCCACATCTTTCTCTGcttctctttccttttgctTCTCTCAG AGAACACGAGGGTGTACGGTTCatctcaccaccaccaccaccaccaccacagaCATCGTCCTCTCTTCAATTTTAGACCAAGCAAGCTCTTTGTATTTGGAGACTCGTACGCAGACACAGGCAATAACAGGAATTCCTTAGCAAGTTCATGGAAAGTTCCCTATGGAATCACATTTCCCGGCAAACCTGCCGGTCGGTTCTCAGATGGCCGTGTCTTGACTGATTTCATCG ccAAGTCTCTCGGAATCAAGTCTCCGATCCCATACAGATGGAGAAATGTGGGGATCGAGCACTGGAAAAACGGGATGAATTTCGCATATGGAGGCACTGGGGTGTTCCCTACCTTGGCTCCGGATCCGAACATGACCACACAGATTGATTATTTCCAAGATATAATCCATAAGAAAATCTACTCTGAATCAGACATATGTTCCTCTATGGCCCTTGTTTCCGTCGCTGGTAATGACTATTCAACTTATGCTACCACAAACGGCTCACCACAG GGCTGGCAACCTTTCATTATAGAAGTAGTGAATCAACTAGTTACGAACATGAAACGCATTCATGGCATGGGAGTGAACAAAGTGGTTGTCACCGCCCTCCAACCTCTGGGGTGTCTTCCCCGCAGCACCTTCACGTCCTCGTTCCAGCAATGTAATGGAACCGAAAACGAGCTTGTCGGTTTCCACAACCTCTTGCTGCAACAAGCAGTCACAAAGTTGAACAATGAAACCAAGGATTCTACGTTTGCCATTCTTGATCTCTACAAGGCATTCATGGCTGTTTTCAAAAGCCAAGGAAAAACTCCag GAAGTTCGCAGTTCGAGAATCCGTTGAAGCCATGTTGCACCGGAATATCCACTGAATATGGCTGTGGAAGTGTGGATGCGAACGGAGCGAAAAAGTATGTAGTTTGTGATGATCCTGAAACTACATTTTTTTGGGACACAGTGCACCCTACGCAGGAGGGATGGCGAGCTGTGTATTCAGCTTTGCTCCAAGAACAAtaa